From the genome of Ardenticatenales bacterium:
GTATCGTCGCGCCAGCCCATAGACGAACGGGCGAAAGCCGACGCCCTGCACCACCCCCGTGATGTGGATGCGCGCGCCCAGCCGTTCGCTCATACGGTTACTTTCATTTGCGCCTGGACCCAGGTCAACCACGCTTCAATGCCCGCGCCCGTGCGGCAGGAGAGGGGGAACGTGACCAGCCCAGGGTTGAGGGCGGCCACGCCGCGGCGGAAGGTTTCCATGTCGAAGTCAAGGTATGGCAGCAGGTCAATTTTGTTGATCACGAGGGCGTCCACGCCGCGGTACATGCCCGGATACTTGTACGGTTTGTCCGCGCCTTCTGGCGTGGAGGCGATGAGGACGTTTTTGTGCGCGCCCAGCGGAAAATTGGCGGGGCAGATGAGGTTGCCCACGTTTTCGATGATAAGCAGGTCGATGGCGGACAGGTCAAGCTGTTCCAGCGCCTGCTGTATCATGACGGCGTCCAGGTGGCATTCGCCGCCGGTGTTGATCTGTACGGCGGTGGCGCCGGCGGCGGCGGCGCGGTCGGCGTCGATGCTGGTGGCGATGTCGCCATCAATGACGGCGAGGCGCAGGCGCGGGCTGAGGTGTTGGATGGTGTGCTCGATGAGGCTGGTTTTGCCGGCACCGGGCGAAGCCATCAGGTTCAATCCCACCACGCCCGCCTCCTCCAGTCGCCGCCGGTTGGCCGCGGCTAACTGTTCGTTGGCTCCCATGATGTTGGCGACAACCCGAATGCGCTCAGCCATGTGCCTGATCATCCTCGGCGGAAGCGACGTCAATGGCTTCCAGGTAGAATTCTTCCCCCTGGACAATGCGCACGTATTCGCTGCCACAGGTGGGGCAGAATAGGTTTTGGCGCACCCCATAGCGGTGACCACAGTCCTGACAGACGATTTCCGCCGGCACGCGGCGGAAATGCAATTGCGCTCCTGCCGCCGGCGTCCCTTCGCTCACGAAGTCCCAGTAAAACTGGATGGAATCGTCCACGAAGGAGGAGAGTTCGCCCAACACGACGTGCAAGTCTGTCACTCGCGCGGCTTCTGCCGCGTGCGCATGGTGCAGGGCAATTTCCAATAGGTTTTCGGTTACTACGAGTTCGTGCATGATGTTTCCGTCTGGTAATGGCTAACCCGCTCGTGGGCTGAGCTTGTCGCAGCCCATGACGTCTACGACAGGCTCAGGCAACGGGCCAGGTCGTTACTCCATTTGTGTTACTGGACTCTGGCGTTTCTGGAGTGGAGGCTTCAGCCGGTCCACATATGGTGGTTGACCCGGCTAAAGCCTCGACTCCGATCACCATATGTGGATTTCGCCAGACTCGAGTGTGTTATTTGTGTTGTTTGCGTCAAATGCCGGCAGACACAATCCATCATTAGCCCTATACCGGGGAGGAAGCGGCCGCCAACAGCGTGCGCGTTGCATGAAGCCGCTCCAGCACAACCTGCGCCAGTTGGTAGTACAGCCCGGTAGCCAGAGCGGGGTCCTTCAAAACCAACGCCAGCAGGCGCTCGCCATCCATTCGCAGCACCTGGCAGGGTTCCGTCGCCACGGCAGTGGCCGTCAATTCGCCCGGATTGATGACGGCGGAGACGCCCAAAACGTCACCTGGGTTGATTGTTCCTACCATGAAGTCCTTTCGCAGGTGGGGCAAGTGCTCGTCTACGACTACGTAATGCAGTTCGATGCTGCCGTGACGCAGCAGATAGAGCGCATCGGCGGGGGAACCCATGCGGAAGAGAGTTTCATCGGTGTCCAGTTCCATTTCATTGCTGATCATGGCGACTTCGCGTAGTTGCGCGGGGGACATGAAAGCGAAAAATGGATAACGGCGCAGAATTTCAGGTGAAATCATGAGCGACTCCTTCGTAAATGTAGGGCGATTTTCTGAATCGCCCACCCGATTTGGAAAATCGGGCTACGACGGCACATTCTTTCGTCCATCGTCCTGATCATCATCAATGGGGTGGGCGAGCAGGCGCAAGACGGCGGCGGCGGCGACGGGGACGGCGGCGGCGACAGCCGGGCTGAGTTCTTCGCGGAATTCATAGACGCGCGGCGCTTCGATAGCGACAACATCAATATCGTCCGGCAACGACGCGCCCATGGCCCGCCCCATTTGCAGGGCGGTGTGCAGTGACGTGTCATGGGCGGCGGTGGTGTGGCCGGCGGCGTGATGGGGAAAAGCGTCCAGGGGGGCGCAGTAGATTGCGCCAGGGCTGCCGCCGCGCGTCTGGATGGCATCAATAATGATGGCGCGCTCGTAGTCGATCAGCCATTCCATCAGGCTAAGACCGCCCAGCGCCAGGCATTCCACGTCTACATCCGACCGCGCGGCAATCTCCGGTCGCGCCGCCACCGCGCGCGCCACGTCCCAGCCCACGCCATCATCTCCCAAAATGGGGTTGCCCAAGCCAATCACCAACGTGCGCTCGTCCATAATTCTCTAAATCTTCCTCCAAGATTGGTTCATTCTGGAAGAATGAACCAATCTCGTTAACAGAACTGCCGCAGGACTTCCACTTCTTTCCCGTTGGCGTCACGAATGGTCACTTGCAGGGGCATTTGCCCCGGCAGGGAGTGCGTGGCGCAGCCAAAGCAGGGGTCATAGGCGCGGAAGGCCATTTCCACCATGTTCAACAGCCCTTCATTGACGACCGTTCCTTTGTGAATGAGCGTCTGTGCCGCTTTCTTGATGGACATGCTGATGGGCGCATAGTTGTTGGTTGTGCCCACCACGAGGTTGACTTTCGTGAGAATGCCGCGCTCGTCCGTCCAGTAGTGATGCGTGAGCGTGCCGCGCGGCGCTTCCACGATGCCTACGCCCTCCGTGGGCGTCTTGGTGGGGACGGTGTGGATGTGCGGCGAGGTGATTTCCTCGTCCGTCGCCAGTTCTACCAGTCGCTCCGCCGCATACAACAACTCGATCAGGCGCGCCCAATGGGTCGCCAGCCGCTGGTGTACCGGCTTGCCGCCCAGCGTTTCGTAGAACTGCTCGTACGCTTCCTGCGCCAGCGGCGTGGCCATGCCATCGGCGGCGTTGAGGCGGGAGAGCGGCGTGGCTGCGTAGACGCCCGAGTCCTTGCCGTCCACGAACCCTTTCCAGCCTACTTTTTTCAGGTAGGGGAATTTCAGGTAGGTCCATGGTTCGACCCGTTCGGCGATCCAGTCGGTGTATTCGGCGGGCGCGTATTTGCCCAGCCGCTTTCCGTCGGGGTCAACCACGCTGACGCGACCATGATAGAAGTTGACCTTGTTGTTGTCATCTACGAGGCCGATGTAGTGGGTGCGGTGCGTGTAGGTGTCGCCCAGGATCAGGTCGAGATAGAAGGGGTTGCCCAGAACCATGTCCTGGAACAATTGGAGACTGAACTGAGCAAAACCGATGCCCCAGCGCCCCATTTCTTCAATTTGCTGGCGTTCTGGTTCGGTCAGCCCTTTGGTGACGCCGCCGGGGATGGAGGTGCAGGGATGGACCTTGCGCCCCCCCAGGATTTCCACGACGGTGTGGCCGTACTTGCGCGCCTGGATCACCTTGCCGCCGATTTCCAGCCCCACTTTGTGAATGACGCCGAGGATGTTGCGCTCCGCCACGGGCGCATCTGGTCCCATGACGAAGTCGGGGCCGCCGAGGGCGTAGAAGTGCGTGGTGTGGTCGGTGAAGTAGAAGCCCATGTAGAGCAGTTCGCGCAGCAGTTTGGCCGTGCGTGGGGGATCGACGCCGTAGACGGCGTCGCCTGCTTTGGCGGCGGCCATGTGGTGCGCCTCCGGGCAAACGCCACAGATGCGATTGGTGAGCAAGGGCATTTCCTCCACCGGACGACCGACGCAAAATCGTTCAAAGCCGCGCAGTTCGGGAATCTGGAAGTAGGTGTTGGCGACTTCCCCTTCTTCGTCCAGGAAAATCTCGATCTTGCCGTGCCCTTCGAGGCGGGTGATGGGATCAATGGTTATGCGTTGCATATTGTTGCTCCTGAAAACGTAACGGCGGCGGCGGGGCTATGGGCCGGTCATGGCGGGCCGGGCCGCGTGTAGCAGGGAATGCGCCATGCTGAAGCGGTAGAAAGAGCCAGCCGGGTCGGGTATGCCGTCCAGGATGCGCTCAATCTCCTCGGGATCGTTGCTGTCAATGACGGAGGCGACGGCCGTCATCAGGCGCGCGCCGTAGTCAATGACATCCGCCGCGGGGCCGTAGCAGCCAATGCAGGCCGCCCCCACGCGCGGGCAAAGGGCGCCGCAGCCATTGCGTGTGGCCGGGCCGTTGCAGAGGATGCCTTGCTCTAGCAAACAGAGGTCGGGATCGATGTCCGTGGCCTCGTGGATGCGCACGAAACGGTTGATTTTCTTCACATTGCGCGCGCGAGGGCAGTCGTCGCAGACGGTGGAGCCGCCGGCGCCGATGACGCTGCCGGGCGGCGGCAGGGTGGCTTCGCCATGCAGTGCCTTGATAACCAGGTCAACGACGGCGGCGATCTGATGGGATTCGGGTGGGCAGCCGGGCATGTAGTAGTCTACGTCTACGACCTGATCCAGCGTGCGTACGGTGGGTTGAAAGACGGGGATGTTGATCGCGCCCTCGGGCATGTTGGTGGCGTATTGGGGGCGGAGGTGATCGGGGTTTTCCGTGGAGACGCTTTCGTAGACGGCGTCGTAGATGGCGTCTATCGGGGAGAGGTTGGCGAGGCCGGGAATACAGCCTTCGGTGGCGCAGGAGCCAAAGGCGACGAGGATTTGCGATTTTTGGCGCAAGAGGTGGGCCATGTGTTCGTTTTCGGCGTTGCGGATGCCGCCGTTGAACAGGGTGAGGGTGATGGATTTGTCGGGCATGGCTTCCACGTCTTTGTATTTGGCGTCCATGGCCACGGGCCAGAAGACGACGTCGAAGTTGGCGTCGACGTCCAGGATTTTTTCGTGGATGTTTAGGACGGCGATTTCGCAGCCGCCGCAGGAGGCGGCCCAGTACATGGCGAATTTGGGTTTGGTGTTTTCAGTCATGCCGGCATTTCCTCCACCTCAGGCATCATTTCTGGCAGCGCCGACCTTTGCGCCTGGCGCGTCCGTCCGGGCCAATTCAGCGGCCCCAACGCCCGAATCTCCTCCACCATCTTCGTGATCTCACGGGCCAGATGCACCCCTTCGGCTGCGCTGGCCCACACCAGCTTAATCCGCTCCGGCTCAATACCCATTTGGGCTACCGTGCGGCGCAGCAGCAGGTAACGGCGCAGCGCCTTGTAATTTTGCTCAATGTAATGACATTCACCCGGATGGCACCCCGTGATCAGGACGCCATCCGCGCCGTTTGCCAGCGCCTTCAGCACAAACGTGGGGTCCATGCGTCCGGAGCACATCAGGCGAATCAGGCGGATATTCGGCGGGTACTTGATGCGGGCCGTGCCGGCAAGATCGGCAGCGCGATAGCTGCACCAGTTACAGGTGAAGCCGATAATGATGGGTTCAAACGTGTCACTCATAGCGAACGCTCCTTTCATGCCGGCACCAAATCAACCAGATTTGCGCCATTAAACATCAATAGCCCCTCAATTTGCGCCAGAATCTGCTCATTGCTGAAGCCCGAACCACTGATCGCCCCCGCCGGGCAGGCGGCCACGCAAGTGCCGCACCCCTGGCAGAGCGCGTGATTGATTTCCGTGACCATCAAATCTTCATGGAAGATGATGGCATTGAACGGGCAGAGATTGTTGCAAATGCGGCAGCCGGAACATTTCGCCGCGTCCACCGTCGCCCGCACCGGTTCCAGTTCGATTTCGCCGCGCCCAATGCGGTTGAGCACGCGCGCGGCGGCGGCGGCTCCCTGGGCCACGCTGGAAGGAATATCCTTCGGCCCTTGCACCGCGCCGGCGATGAAGATGCCCTCCGTCATGGTGGCGACCGGGTCCAGCTTGGGGTGTTTCTCAATGAACCAGCCATTGGCGCTGCACGAGATGCCAAAGAGGCGGGCCACCTCGTTCGCGTCTACGCGCGGCTCCAGCCCCGCCGCCAGGATGACCATGTCCACGGGCACGCGCCGCTGCCGACCGGCCAGCGTGTCCTCCGCCTGGATGATCAGCTTACCTTCCTCCCCCGGCAGGCGGGCGGCGTCGGTGACTTCCGCCACGCGCCCGCGCACAAAGAGCGTGCCTTCTTCCAGCAGCCGCTGGTAGAACTCGTCATAATCTTTGTACGCCGTGCGCATGTCGATGTAGAAGTTGTACACCTGCGCGCCCGTGCGTTCCTTCACCAGGTGGGCGAATTTGAGGGAGGCCATGCAGCAGATGGCGGAGCAGTAGTTGTTGTAGTTGCGGTCGCGGCTGCCAACGCAGTGGATGATAGCCACGGACCGGGGTTGGGTGACGCCATCGCGCAGCACGATTTCGCCGTTGGTGGGGCCGGCGGCGTTGCACATGCGCTCGAATTCGATGCTGGTGAAGACGTTTGCCAGGCGGCCATAGCCGTATTGGGGGATACGGCGGGCGTCGAACACGTCGAAACCCGTCGCCAGGATGATGTTGCCCACCGTGACCTGGCGGAATGTCTCTTGCTGGGTGAAGTCAATGGCTTCCGTCGGGCACAGTTTCTCGCAGGCGCGGCATTTGCCGTTCTGGAAGTAGGTGCAGTTGACGGTGTCGATCACGGGGTATTTGGGTACGGCCTGGGCGAAGGGGGTGTAGACGGCTTTGCGATAGCCGAGGCCGGCTTCAAACACGTCGTCGATGACTTTCTTGGGGCATTTTTCCCAGCAGATGCCGCAGCCGGTGCAGAGGTCGGTGTCTACGTAGCGGGGTTTTTGTTTGATGGTGACGGTGAAGTTGCCCACGTAGCCGTCGACGCGCACGACTTCGCTCCAGGTGAGCATTTCGATGTTGGGGTGGTTGCCGACGGTGACCATCTTGGGGGTGAGGATGCAGGCGGCGCAGTCGAGGGTGGGGAAGGTTTTGTCGAATTGGGCCATGTGGCCGCCGATGGAGGGTTCACGCTCCACCAGGTACACTTTGTGCCCGGCATCTGCTATTTCCAAAGCGGCTTGAATGCCGGCAATTCCGCCCCCCACCACCAGCGTATGCGGATCAATGGGCACATGCAGCGGCTCCAGCGGCTCATTTTCAATCACCCGCTCCACGCCGCCGGCAATCACCGCTTTCGCTTTCGCCGTGGCCGCGGCGCGGTCGGTATGCACCCAGGAGACCTGCTCCCGAATGGAAACCAGTTCGCATAAATACGGATTCAGGCCCGCGTGATCGCAGGCATTGCGGAACGTTTGCTCGTGCAGATGGGGAGAGCAGGCAGCCACGACCACGCGCGTCAGCCCTTCGTTTTCGATGTCCCGCTCGATCAGTTCTTGCCCCAGGCTGGAGCACATGAACTTGTAATCGCGGGAGATGACCACGCCATCGTCCCCCAGGGCGTCTTTCGCCCAAACGGCCACGTCTTCCACATCCACCGTGCCGGCAATGTTGCTGCCGCAGTGACAGACGTAGACGCCAATACGTTCCTTATGTTCATCGTGTGGATTGCGCGCTTCAGCACTCATTTGACATCCTCCCGATTCCGCGGCATTTGCGGCATGGGCAGGCTGGGGTCGTCGCGGCGACGGCGGGCAGGTCGCGCTTCCGTTTCCGGCGGCGGCATCTCCACGCCAATCTTCGCCAGCGCCTCCTCCGCGGAGACAAACTCCTTGCCCAGTCCCAACTCCTCCGCCTCATGACCAAACGCCAGCCCCATCAACTGCGTGAAGTAGAGGATGGGCATGTGGTAATCCGTCTTGAAGTGCCGGTTGGCGTCTTCCTGGTAGGCGTCCAGGTTGAGTTGGCACATGGGGCAGAGCGTGACCATCACGTCCGCGTGATACTGGTCCGCCGCGCCGATCAGGCGGCGAATCAATTCGTAGGCCACGGATGGGCTGATCTGGGTCATATGCCCACCGCAGCAGTGGGTTTTCAAGGGGTAGTCAATCACTTCCGCGCCGAGGGCTTGCAGCAGGCGGTCGAGTGATTGCGGGTATTCGGGGTTGCCAAAACGGTTGTCGGGGTCGGGGCGGACGATCATGCAGCCGTAGTAGGGGGCGACGCGCAGCCCTTTGAGGGGGCGAACGACGCGCTGGCGTACGGCGTCGAGGCCGACGTCGTTGGTGATGATGTCCAGGAGGTGACGGATTTGGATTGTGCCGGCATCGTAATGCAACCCCCCCGCTGCTAATGCCTCGTTCACCTGCCGGTCGAGCTTCTGGTCCGTCCGCATGTAGGCGTCCGTCTTCGCCAGATTCAGGTAGCAGGCGCTACAGCCGGCGACCAGGGTGCTGCTGCCGTTCATTTGTTGTTCCGCCAATGCCAGGTTTCGCCCGATCAGGGAAAATGCCGGCAAACGCGCCACCGAAATATACTCCGTCGCCCCGCAGCAGTTCCAATCCCGCACCTCCTCCAACTGCACGCCAATATCTTCGCGAATCGCCAGCAGAGAATCGAGGTACGGGCGCGCCGTGCGCTGCATCGAACAGCCCGGATAAAACAGATACTTGCTCATGCTTCAACCTCCAATTCCCGCGCGCGCCGCAATATGGCGTGGAGTTGGTCTAGATTGTCGATTCGATGTGGCGTCAGGTCAATGCGCCCGCGCCCCAGCATGCCCAGTCCCATCTGCGCCATGCCCACCAGTTGCCGCGGGTGATGGCGCAAATAGTGGCGCGTTGCCAGACCAAACTCAAAGCTGCGACCATAATTTTCGACGTTGCTGACAAAACTCTGTGACAGATCAGGCGCGGTGCTGTCGTCATACAGATGCGCATCAATCGCCATCCGTTTGAGGGTGTACATGATGTCCGTGATATGCACTTCCTGTGGGCAGCGGGTCGTGCAGAAATAGCACGAAACGCAGTACCAGGGCGTATTGCTTGCCAGCACCGCTTCTTCCATATCGGCCCGGATCATGGCAAAAATCTGCCGCGGCGTGTAGTCCATGTCCGCGCCTGAGGGACAGGACCCGCCGCATGTGCCGCATTGGATGCACATATCAAGGCGAGGATCGCCAGGAGTCGCCTGGACGACACGCTCCAGGAAACTGGGGGAACCCTCCTGTGGTGAAAAGTTGACCGTGGACAAGGGGCACCTCCGAGAATAATGCGGTTGGTTGATGGGAGGAATGGCTCCGTGGGGAGCGTTGCCGCCAAAATACTGACATCGGCAAACAAAAAGGGATTCCCGGGTTTACCTGGAATCCCTTGCTATGCTGCTTCATTCCGCACGTCAACCTCGGCTTGACGGACCTGTGAAGCGGGTCCGCATAATGCGATGAAATGGGGGCTGACTTGCCGTGCTACGAATTGCTCTGACGGTATGCTGCTGTTAAGCCTTGCTGCCTCTGCGAGCAACTCCCGCATTGCTTTCGACGCCAAACTCCCCTGAATAGGTTACTACGTCCAAAGACTATCATCTGACTACAGGGGCTCCTAATGATGGATGTCACTGATTTGCCATGACGAGCATCAGTTTCCAAAACAAGGCGTCAGTTTCGCGCTATATTTGCGATTGTGCGTTATCATTGTTGGGCTGGATACTCTCCAGCCGCTTCGAGATGCTTCGTCAATAAGCAGCGCGTGCGTGCCCTTACCACCGACAACACAAGCAACAGTGTTCATCCGCGAGGCAAGACCGGGTTCCTCGTGGGTGGTTCCGCGCGTCTATGCCGGCATTAACGAAGCCATCCGTGGTGCGAAAAACCAAATTTTCTGGAGGTAATATGAGCGGTTTAACTGGATTTGAGACTGCGGCTATTTGGGCGGTCCTCATCATTTCGATTATTGGTATTGCTTATGCCTTTTGGCTGCGCCGGCGTATCCTGACTCAGGACAAAGGCACACCCAAAATGCAAGAAGTGTGGGGGTTTATTAAGGCGGGAGCCAACGCCTACCTCAGCCAGCAGTTTCGGACTATTTTGATTCTCATTGTGGTCCTCACCGTACTCCTGGCCCTGAGCGTCCTGATCATTCCGCCCACGCAGGAGGCGGTGGAGCGCTTCGGCAGCGAGCAGGCCGCCGTGATCTGGGTGGCCGTGGGGCGGGCCATCGCTTTCCTCATGGGGTCCCTGTTCTCCTACTCCGTCGGTTACGTGGGCATGAACGTGGCCGTGGAAGGGAACGTGCGCGTGGCTGCCGCCGCGCGCGTCGGCTACAACCAGGCGATGCAAACCGCGTACCAGTCCGGCACGGTCACGGGCATGTTGACGGTGGGGCTGGGGCTGTTGGGCGGCACGCTCATTTTTATGGTGTACGGCATTGCCGCGCCGGACGCGCTGCTGGGGTTCGGCTTTGGCGGCTCGCTGATCGCCCTGTTTATGCGCGTTGGCGGCGGTATTTACACGAAGGCGGCGGACGTGGGCGCGGACCTGGTGGGCAAGGTGGAGGCGGGCATCCCCGAAGATGACCCGCGCAACGCCGCCGTGATTGCCGACCTGGTGGGCGATAACGTGGGCGATTGTGCCGGCATGGCCGCGGACGTATTCGAGAGCTTTGAAGTGACCATCGTCTCCGCCCTGATTTTGGGGCTGGTGTTGGGCGATGTCTCCCGCGGCGGCCTCGGTGACGGCCAATACGACCTGCGTTTCGTCATCTTCCCCCTGATTTTGCGCGCCATCGGCGTCATCGCCTCCGTCATCGGCAACACCGTTGTGCGCACCGACGAGAAGAAGAAGAACGCCATGGCCGCCATGAATCGCGGCTTCTATCTGGCGGCGATTGTGGGCGTGATTGGCTTTGCCCTCACGACGGTGTTTTACATGATTGACCCGGCTACGGGCGCGCCGGATTGGCGTCCGTTTATGGCCACGGTTGCCGGCATTGTCCTGGCCATCGTGCTGGATAAAGTCACCGAATACTTCACATCCACCCACTTCTCCCCCGTGAAGGAAGTCAGCCGCGCCTCCCAGAGCGGCTCCGCCACCAACATCCTCTCCGGCCTGGCTCTGGGTATGGAGTCCAGCGTTTGGGCCGTCATCGTCATCGCCCTCTCCATCCTCGCCTCCGTGCTGATTTACGCCAACGAGCCGGCGGCCACGCAGTTCACGGCCATCCTCTACGGCGTCTCCCTCACGGGCATTGGCATGTTGACGCTCACGGGCAACACCATCTCCATGGATAGCTTCGGCCCCATCTCCGACAACGCCAACGGCATTGGCGAAATGGCCGGCCTGGAAAAGAAAGCGCGTCTGGTGATGGACGACCTGGACGCGGTGGGCAACACCACCAAAGCCGTCACCAAGGGGATCGCCATTGGCTCCGCCGTTATCGCCGCCGTGGCGCTGTTTGGCTCCTTCCTCACCGACGTGGGCAAGGTGCAGGCGGCGCAAGGGGTGGCGGTGCTGAAGGGCATCAACGTGGCCGCGCCGACGGTGTTTATCGGCCTGCTCGTTGGCGGCGCGCTGCCCTTCCTCTTCTCCTCGCTCACCATTCGCGCCGTGGCCCGCGCGGCGGCGCAGATCGTGGGCGAAGTGCGGCGGCAGTTCCGCATTCCTGGCCTGATGGAAGGTAAGGTGCAGCCCGATTATGCCCGCGCCGTGTCCATCTCTACCACGGCAGCGCAAAAAGAGCTGGTCAGCCTGGGGCTGGTGGCCGTGGTTGTGCCGCTGGTGGTTGGTTTTGGTTTAGGGGTGGAGGCCTTGGGGGGCTTTCTTGCCGGCATTATCCTCGCGGGTCAGTTGATGGCCGTGTTCCAGGCGAACGCGGGCGGGGCCTGGGACAATGCGAAGAAGTTTATCGAAGAAGGCAACCTGGGCGGTAAGAACTCCGAACCGCACAAGGCGGCGGTGGTGGGCGACACCGTGGGCGACCCGCTCAAAGACACGGCCGGTCCGGCGCTGAACCCGCTGATCAAGGTGATCAACCTGGTTTCCCTGATTATCGCCCCCATTGTGGTGGCCGTGCGCCTGCCCGGAGAGCCGATCAGCGCGCTGCTGGCGGTGATTTTGCTGGCGCTGCTGGTGGCGTTGGGTTGGGCGATCTGGAAGAGTAAGACGGAGGCGGCGTCGTTGATGGACCCGGCGCCGGCAGCGGCTCCGGTGAAGAAGTCGCAGCCGACGGCGAAGAATCAGAAGAAGCGGCGGAAGTAAGTTTTCCGCGCGCGGAATTTGGGTGAAGAGATGCCGGCATTTGCGAGAATGCCGGCATTTTTTGTTTCTTACACCTGGTCTTCCCTCCCAATAAGATGACATCTAATCTAAGTTAGCATGATATCTGTCACTAGACAGGCTTCATTGTATGCCCGCAAACTTTAATAGACGACGATGCCCATTGTCTGATGTTAACAGTCGCTTCTGCTATCTTACTACAGGAGGGTGAGATGGATAAATTATCGGTACAGGCAAAATTGTGGGGGGCTGGTGTCTTCGCCATCTTAACAGGCGGAGCGATGTACGGGCTGCTAATAATAATTCGTAGATTGCGAGATATGCCCGGGCTTTTTTTGCCGGAAATTGCCCTGACTTTTTTGATCATTGGCAATCTGGTCGTTTTGCTCATGGGATTGGTGACCCTGGCGCTGATATTTTCCGCGCTTGGCGTAACTGATGGCCGCTTTGCGCTCAGCTTCCCGGAGGGAACGGTACGCGCCATCATTGCCTTAGGCCTGATTCTCATTTTTGTTACCACGTCCGTTTTTCTATTCAGTCAACTGGAATCCACGGTCACTGTGGATCGCGTCCCCGCTTCAATGGTCAGCCAATTAGGTGGTCAAATCATGGCAATGGAGCCGGTGGATGTGCAGGTGAAGGCTGATGGCACTGAGGAGGTGCTGAGCTACAACGTTCAGGTAGTACGCGAAGTAGGTGAAGGGAAACAAGACCTGGCGCAGACACTGACGACGACAATCAGTACGCTGGTCGTTGCCGTGGCCGGCTTTTATTTTGGCACCCGGGCGGTGCAGACCGCTCGTGAGGCAGTGGCCGCGAGTGAACCGGTCTTCCATTACCTGGAACCCAACCAGAAACCGAAGCCGACTCAGGATGAAGCGTGGGCGTTAACGGCACACGGCACGGATTTCCAACTCGTGAAGGTGATGAAATTGACGAAGGCGAACAGCAGCGACCTCGTGGCTCGCGCTGTTTCCACGAATGGGGCGGGCACGGAGATTAAGGGCACGTTTGACTTCAAGCCTGATACGGCCACGGGAAAGTGGGATTTGGTGGTTCAATTCACCGATGGGGCGGAACTATTGGCGCGTGAAGCCTTCACGCTGGAGGACGCCACCGCCCCCGCGTAATCGGGCGCTGTTTTGACTGGGCGGTCGTGCTGAATGAGCGCCAGGCATTGTGAGAATGCCTGGCGCTTTTTTACTTGTTCCCGCGACCGGATTACCGCTCCCCGCCGCATTGGTTCATTCTTTTTGCATTGTGAAAGGCGGCCATTTAGTCACTGGAGGCGGGGACCAGTTCCGGCTGCTTTTCGCGCAGGAAACGGAAACCAACAAGCTGTTGTTGTTCCGTGTCCCAGAGGCGGAAAGAGAGGGACTTGAAACTGGCCCAGAAGGTGATGGTCTCTACTTCATGGAAGAGGGGGTTTTCCGCGTGGCATTTTTCCAGGTTGTAGTTGGGGATGCGCGGGCTGAGGTGGTGGATGTGGTGGAAGCCGATGTTGCCGCTGAACCATTGCAGCAGTCGGGGCAGTTTGTAGAAGGAGCTGCCCTGGATGGCGGCGGCGAAGTAGTCCCAATGTTCGTGGTCGGCCCAGTAGACGCCTTCGTATTGGTGTTGCACGTAGAAG
Proteins encoded in this window:
- a CDS encoding CoB--CoM heterodisulfide reductase iron-sulfur subunit A family protein → MSAEARNPHDEHKERIGVYVCHCGSNIAGTVDVEDVAVWAKDALGDDGVVISRDYKFMCSSLGQELIERDIENEGLTRVVVAACSPHLHEQTFRNACDHAGLNPYLCELVSIREQVSWVHTDRAAATAKAKAVIAGGVERVIENEPLEPLHVPIDPHTLVVGGGIAGIQAALEIADAGHKVYLVEREPSIGGHMAQFDKTFPTLDCAACILTPKMVTVGNHPNIEMLTWSEVVRVDGYVGNFTVTIKQKPRYVDTDLCTGCGICWEKCPKKVIDDVFEAGLGYRKAVYTPFAQAVPKYPVIDTVNCTYFQNGKCRACEKLCPTEAIDFTQQETFRQVTVGNIILATGFDVFDARRIPQYGYGRLANVFTSIEFERMCNAAGPTNGEIVLRDGVTQPRSVAIIHCVGSRDRNYNNYCSAICCMASLKFAHLVKERTGAQVYNFYIDMRTAYKDYDEFYQRLLEEGTLFVRGRVAEVTDAARLPGEEGKLIIQAEDTLAGRQRRVPVDMVILAAGLEPRVDANEVARLFGISCSANGWFIEKHPKLDPVATMTEGIFIAGAVQGPKDIPSSVAQGAAAAARVLNRIGRGEIELEPVRATVDAAKCSGCRICNNLCPFNAIIFHEDLMVTEINHALCQGCGTCVAACPAGAISGSGFSNEQILAQIEGLLMFNGANLVDLVPA
- a CDS encoding CoB--CoM heterodisulfide reductase iron-sulfur subunit B family protein, encoding MSKYLFYPGCSMQRTARPYLDSLLAIREDIGVQLEEVRDWNCCGATEYISVARLPAFSLIGRNLALAEQQMNGSSTLVAGCSACYLNLAKTDAYMRTDQKLDRQVNEALAAGGLHYDAGTIQIRHLLDIITNDVGLDAVRQRVVRPLKGLRVAPYYGCMIVRPDPDNRFGNPEYPQSLDRLLQALGAEVIDYPLKTHCCGGHMTQISPSVAYELIRRLIGAADQYHADVMVTLCPMCQLNLDAYQEDANRHFKTDYHMPILYFTQLMGLAFGHEAEELGLGKEFVSAEEALAKIGVEMPPPETEARPARRRRDDPSLPMPQMPRNREDVK
- a CDS encoding sodium-translocating pyrophosphatase, whose product is MSGLTGFETAAIWAVLIISIIGIAYAFWLRRRILTQDKGTPKMQEVWGFIKAGANAYLSQQFRTILILIVVLTVLLALSVLIIPPTQEAVERFGSEQAAVIWVAVGRAIAFLMGSLFSYSVGYVGMNVAVEGNVRVAAAARVGYNQAMQTAYQSGTVTGMLTVGLGLLGGTLIFMVYGIAAPDALLGFGFGGSLIALFMRVGGGIYTKAADVGADLVGKVEAGIPEDDPRNAAVIADLVGDNVGDCAGMAADVFESFEVTIVSALILGLVLGDVSRGGLGDGQYDLRFVIFPLILRAIGVIASVIGNTVVRTDEKKKNAMAAMNRGFYLAAIVGVIGFALTTVFYMIDPATGAPDWRPFMATVAGIVLAIVLDKVTEYFTSTHFSPVKEVSRASQSGSATNILSGLALGMESSVWAVIVIALSILASVLIYANEPAATQFTAILYGVSLTGIGMLTLTGNTISMDSFGPISDNANGIGEMAGLEKKARLVMDDLDAVGNTTKAVTKGIAIGSAVIAAVALFGSFLTDVGKVQAAQGVAVLKGINVAAPTVFIGLLVGGALPFLFSSLTIRAVARAAAQIVGEVRRQFRIPGLMEGKVQPDYARAVSISTTAAQKELVSLGLVAVVVPLVVGFGLGVEALGGFLAGIILAGQLMAVFQANAGGAWDNAKKFIEEGNLGGKNSEPHKAAVVGDTVGDPLKDTAGPALNPLIKVINLVSLIIAPIVVAVRLPGEPISALLAVILLALLVALGWAIWKSKTEAASLMDPAPAAAPVKKSQPTAKNQKKRRK
- a CDS encoding 4Fe-4S dicluster domain-containing protein; this translates as MSTVNFSPQEGSPSFLERVVQATPGDPRLDMCIQCGTCGGSCPSGADMDYTPRQIFAMIRADMEEAVLASNTPWYCVSCYFCTTRCPQEVHITDIMYTLKRMAIDAHLYDDSTAPDLSQSFVSNVENYGRSFEFGLATRHYLRHHPRQLVGMAQMGLGMLGRGRIDLTPHRIDNLDQLHAILRRARELEVEA